Proteins encoded within one genomic window of Bacillus sp. 1NLA3E:
- the cobT gene encoding nicotinate-nucleotide--dimethylbenzimidazole phosphoribosyltransferase, translated as MNKRFADIQPVNRENGKKVAEYINTLTKPLGSLGRLEEIAIQLGEITGEAFPTVTPPGVIVFAGDHGIVEEGVSAYPQEVTAQMVINFLQGGAGINVFSRQIGAELEIVDVGVASDMNDEGLVNKKVRKGTRNFCEQDAMTRAEAEQAIAVGYERAENIIKQGAKCLIVGEMGIGNTTPSSAILAVLSGKDITELVGAGTGIAADQINHKQAVIKRGIEARNPDRNDPLDVLAKVGGLEIAAMTGAMLAAAENQVPILVDGFICTVSALLATEISNNARDYMIVGHRSVEVGHEIAINMLGKKPLLDLGFRLGEGTGAAVAFPILQSAVLMLKEMATFSSAGVSGKE; from the coding sequence ATGAACAAACGTTTCGCTGATATTCAACCAGTAAATAGAGAAAATGGAAAAAAGGTTGCCGAGTATATTAATACGTTAACAAAGCCGCTTGGAAGTCTTGGTAGATTAGAAGAAATCGCAATCCAGCTCGGCGAAATTACCGGAGAAGCCTTCCCTACAGTTACCCCGCCAGGCGTGATTGTCTTTGCGGGTGACCACGGAATTGTTGAAGAGGGTGTGTCCGCCTATCCGCAGGAAGTAACGGCGCAAATGGTGATAAACTTCCTTCAAGGTGGCGCTGGAATCAATGTATTTAGCCGCCAGATCGGTGCTGAACTTGAAATTGTTGATGTTGGAGTAGCATCAGACATGAATGATGAGGGACTAGTTAATAAAAAGGTCCGTAAAGGTACAAGAAATTTCTGCGAACAGGATGCCATGACAAGAGCAGAAGCAGAACAAGCAATTGCCGTTGGTTATGAACGTGCTGAAAATATCATTAAGCAAGGGGCTAAATGCCTGATCGTTGGTGAAATGGGGATTGGCAACACAACTCCAAGCAGTGCAATTTTAGCAGTGCTAAGCGGAAAAGACATCACGGAGCTAGTTGGTGCTGGAACTGGAATCGCAGCTGACCAAATCAACCATAAGCAAGCTGTGATTAAACGAGGAATCGAGGCAAGGAACCCTGATCGAAATGATCCACTGGATGTATTAGCGAAAGTGGGGGGATTAGAAATTGCGGCGATGACTGGCGCGATGCTTGCGGCAGCAGAAAATCAGGTTCCGATTCTTGTTGATGGTTTCATTTGTACGGTTTCAGCCTTGCTTGCTACGGAAATTAGTAATAATGCTAGAGATTATATGATAGTCGGTCACCGTTCTGTTGAGGTAGGACATGAAATCGCTATTAATATGCTCGGTAAAAAACCGCTTCTTGATTTAGGATTCCGTTTAGGAGAAGGAACCGGAGCAGCGGTAGCGTTTCCTATTTTACAATCAGCAGTGTTAATGTTAAAAGAAATGGCGACATTCTCTTCAGCAGGTGTGTCTGGAAAAGAATAG
- the cobU gene encoding bifunctional adenosylcobinamide kinase/adenosylcobinamide-phosphate guanylyltransferase, translating to MSLTYITGGVRSGKSEFAENLATKFGRPVLYVAFGVNTDNEMLARIKAHQQRRPNDWGVIEKPYELVSACARYRDYDVVLVDCFSTWLTNRCMRIPEEELHNGKQRQDILNEVTEWLSFVKKAPQQIIVVSSEVGLGGVAMSPLGRFFHDTLGKCNQLIAQEADEAYAVLSGLPLRLKP from the coding sequence ATGTCGTTAACCTATATAACAGGAGGGGTCAGGTCTGGGAAAAGTGAGTTCGCTGAAAATCTAGCCACGAAGTTCGGTCGACCTGTTTTGTATGTTGCATTTGGAGTAAACACGGATAACGAAATGTTAGCCCGAATAAAGGCGCACCAACAACGCCGCCCGAATGATTGGGGTGTTATTGAAAAGCCGTATGAGCTTGTTTCTGCCTGCGCTAGGTACAGAGATTATGATGTCGTTTTAGTAGATTGTTTTTCAACTTGGCTGACAAATCGATGTATGAGGATTCCTGAGGAGGAACTTCATAACGGAAAACAGCGGCAGGATATTTTGAATGAGGTGACTGAATGGCTTTCTTTTGTTAAAAAAGCGCCTCAACAAATCATCGTCGTTTCCAGTGAGGTTGGTCTAGGAGGAGTAGCCATGTCGCCGTTAGGGCGATTTTTCCATGATACCCTTGGAAAATGCAATCAACTAATAGCACAAGAGGCAGATGAGGCCTACGCTGTGTTATCGGGGTTACCACTGAGGCTAAAGCCATGA
- a CDS encoding cobyric acid synthase, protein MAKALPIMFQGTHSDAGKSVIVTAFCRIFAQDGWKTVPFKSQNMALNSYITVDGKEIGRAQGVQAEAAGVMATTDMNPILLKPNRGNQAQIVVHGRPYKNMEAGVYRQEFFETGFQIIQDSFHNLSEQYERIVIEGAGSPAEINLNDRELVNMRVARMANAPVILIGDIEKGGVFASIVGTLQLLEPEDRDRVVGVIINKFRGDISLLESGLDWLEDYTGKPVLGVIPYLQNLNIDAEDSVVLSQYTAQKNTEKDVDIAVIQYPKISNFTDVDPFFVESDCHVRFITSVDQLLEPDLIILPGSKNTIEDFQFLRESGLAERIVDLHNKKRTNIFGICGGYQMLGRTIADPLGIESTLEYTDGLGLLPVTTTITNDKTTVQSEGMLSSCGKIFNIKGYEIHMGVSQVEEENSQLITTEAGKDGCKNSDETVVGTYFHGIFHNDDFREVLLNEIRHRKGLTPIYDRISFNQLREEAFDKLADHVRNHVKMDLIEQKMQEYQNRRMENNEQTFR, encoded by the coding sequence ATGGCTAAAGCCCTGCCAATCATGTTTCAAGGAACACATTCGGACGCTGGAAAAAGTGTCATTGTCACAGCCTTTTGTCGTATTTTTGCTCAGGATGGCTGGAAAACAGTGCCGTTTAAGTCACAAAATATGGCGTTAAATTCGTATATCACGGTTGATGGAAAAGAGATTGGCCGCGCTCAAGGCGTTCAAGCGGAGGCGGCGGGGGTTATGGCCACTACAGATATGAATCCGATTTTGCTTAAACCAAATCGCGGAAATCAAGCACAAATTGTTGTGCATGGGAGACCGTATAAAAATATGGAAGCCGGAGTTTATCGGCAGGAATTTTTTGAAACGGGATTTCAAATCATTCAAGACTCGTTCCACAACCTTTCAGAACAATATGAGCGAATTGTGATTGAAGGGGCAGGCAGTCCTGCAGAAATCAATCTTAATGATCGTGAATTAGTGAACATGAGAGTAGCACGAATGGCTAATGCACCGGTTATTTTAATAGGGGATATTGAAAAAGGGGGCGTATTTGCCAGCATTGTCGGGACCTTGCAGCTGTTGGAACCGGAGGATCGCGACCGTGTTGTGGGGGTGATCATTAACAAATTCCGTGGCGACATTAGTCTGCTAGAATCGGGGCTAGATTGGTTAGAGGATTATACAGGAAAACCAGTCCTTGGCGTGATTCCCTATTTGCAAAATTTGAATATTGATGCCGAGGATTCAGTTGTATTATCACAATATACGGCACAGAAAAATACAGAAAAGGATGTGGATATAGCTGTCATCCAATATCCGAAAATCTCTAATTTCACCGATGTTGATCCATTTTTTGTAGAGTCTGATTGTCATGTTCGGTTTATTACAAGTGTCGATCAGTTGTTAGAGCCAGATCTGATTATTTTGCCAGGGAGTAAAAATACGATTGAAGACTTTCAATTTTTACGAGAAAGTGGTCTAGCTGAAAGAATAGTGGATTTACATAATAAGAAACGAACAAATATTTTCGGTATTTGTGGTGGCTATCAAATGCTAGGGCGTACGATTGCTGACCCACTTGGAATAGAGTCAACACTTGAATATACGGACGGTCTAGGTTTGTTACCGGTAACCACAACGATTACAAATGATAAAACAACAGTTCAGTCAGAGGGTATGTTATCCTCATGTGGTAAAATATTTAATATAAAAGGGTACGAGATTCATATGGGAGTCTCGCAAGTTGAGGAAGAAAATAGTCAGCTTATCACAACAGAAGCCGGTAAGGATGGCTGTAAAAATAGTGATGAAACGGTTGTCGGTACGTATTTCCATGGGATTTTTCATAATGATGATTTTCGGGAAGTACTACTAAATGAGATTCGCCACAGAAAAGGGCTAACCCCAATTTACGACCGGATTTCTTTCAATCAGTTGCGAGAGGAAGCGTTCGACAAGTTGGCTGACCATGTCAGAAACCATGTGAAAATGGACCTAATTGAGCAGAAAATGCAAGAATATCAAAATAGGAGGATGGAAAACAATGAACAAACGTTTCGCTGA
- a CDS encoding cobyrinate a,c-diamide synthase translates to MSSRRLVIAGTGSGVGKTTVTIGLMAALRNKGYVVQGFKCGPDYIDPTYHTAVTGRPSRNVDSWMLNAEMVKEIINRGSAGADISIIEGVMGFFDGKDPTNNSGTTAEISMISKSPVVLIVNCASMARSAAAIVKGFQVFDEETNIVAVIANRVGSEGHYKLVKKAIEQECGIPVIGFLKRDDELTIPERHLGLVPSVERGELEPFFEKLASLVQETVDVDRLFQLAQAPALEIEQSQFVQKQEPSVRIAVAKDAAFNFYYQENIDMLEAYGAEIVPFSPLSGETLPDRIQGLYLGGGFPEEFAEELAQQTAVKQSIKAAIENGLPTLAECGGFMFLTEAIETTNHQKYEMVGLIPGTVKMQSKLAALGYREVTGATGNFLLNGNLLAKGHEFHYSTFQPTSDIHYAYQTKGMRGTKQEGYMKENLIAGYTHFHFGSCSEMVENWITKCKEINPNG, encoded by the coding sequence ATGTCTAGTCGGAGACTGGTAATTGCCGGAACGGGAAGCGGTGTTGGAAAAACGACTGTAACGATCGGCCTAATGGCGGCGCTTAGAAACAAAGGCTACGTCGTTCAAGGATTTAAATGTGGACCTGATTATATTGATCCAACCTATCATACTGCTGTTACCGGAAGACCTTCAAGAAATGTAGACAGCTGGATGCTAAATGCTGAAATGGTAAAAGAAATCATTAACCGAGGTAGTGCCGGTGCAGATATTTCGATTATCGAAGGTGTGATGGGTTTTTTTGACGGGAAGGATCCAACGAATAATTCGGGGACAACGGCAGAGATTAGTATGATTTCCAAAAGCCCTGTTGTGCTAATCGTCAATTGTGCCAGTATGGCTCGCAGCGCGGCGGCGATTGTCAAGGGCTTTCAAGTTTTTGACGAGGAAACAAATATTGTCGCAGTCATTGCAAACCGGGTTGGGAGTGAGGGACATTACAAGCTTGTGAAAAAGGCGATTGAACAGGAATGCGGAATTCCAGTTATTGGTTTTTTAAAAAGAGATGATGAACTCACCATCCCAGAGCGTCACCTCGGCTTGGTTCCGTCCGTGGAACGAGGCGAGCTTGAGCCATTTTTCGAAAAATTAGCCTCTTTAGTCCAAGAAACAGTTGATGTGGACCGCCTATTTCAGTTAGCTCAAGCACCAGCGTTAGAAATCGAACAGAGTCAGTTTGTTCAAAAACAAGAGCCATCAGTGCGAATTGCAGTTGCAAAAGACGCGGCTTTTAACTTTTACTATCAAGAAAATATTGATATGTTAGAAGCATATGGCGCAGAAATTGTTCCGTTTTCACCTTTATCAGGAGAAACTCTCCCAGATCGAATCCAAGGACTATATCTTGGTGGGGGATTTCCAGAGGAGTTTGCAGAGGAACTCGCCCAACAAACTGCAGTAAAACAATCAATCAAAGCCGCAATCGAAAATGGACTACCAACCTTGGCTGAATGCGGTGGGTTTATGTTTTTAACGGAGGCAATTGAAACAACTAATCACCAAAAATATGAAATGGTTGGATTAATTCCTGGAACGGTAAAAATGCAATCAAAATTAGCTGCGCTTGGTTATCGGGAAGTAACAGGGGCAACAGGAAACTTTTTATTAAACGGAAATTTACTGGCAAAGGGGCATGAATTTCATTATTCAACCTTCCAGCCGACCTCGGACATTCACTACGCTTATCAAACAAAAGGGATGCGCGGAACGAAACAAGAGGGATATATGAAGGAGAACCTGATTGCTGGCTATACTCATTTTCATTTTGGGTCCTGCTCGGAAATGGTAGAAAACTGGATAACGAAATGTAAGGAGATAAATCCTAATGGCTAA
- the cobO gene encoding cob(I)yrinic acid a,c-diamide adenosyltransferase encodes MSLKSQQQGLVLVYTGNGKGKTTAALGLAIRATGQGKRVVMIQFIKSPNRMSGEKTMFSKIGIEMYQVGIGFTWTKTPEEHRAALQKGWAFAKEKAFSGEYDVVILDELNNALAINSFPVEDVLPLHEVVELIQNRPQAMHLIITGRSAKEEIIANADLVTEMTEIKHYYQDGVPAVKGIEF; translated from the coding sequence ATGAGCTTAAAATCGCAACAACAAGGGCTAGTGCTTGTGTACACCGGAAATGGCAAGGGTAAAACAACTGCGGCGTTAGGTCTTGCGATTCGGGCAACTGGCCAGGGGAAGCGAGTAGTCATGATTCAATTCATTAAGTCACCTAATCGCATGTCTGGTGAGAAAACAATGTTTTCCAAAATCGGTATCGAAATGTATCAAGTCGGAATTGGATTTACATGGACGAAAACTCCTGAAGAGCATCGAGCGGCACTCCAAAAGGGGTGGGCATTCGCAAAGGAAAAGGCTTTTTCCGGCGAGTACGATGTAGTCATTTTAGATGAATTAAACAATGCCCTGGCAATCAATAGCTTTCCAGTCGAGGATGTTCTGCCATTACACGAGGTTGTTGAGTTAATCCAAAACCGCCCCCAGGCCATGCACCTCATCATTACTGGTCGGTCTGCTAAGGAAGAGATTATTGCAAATGCTGACTTAGTGACTGAAATGACAGAAATAAAGCATTATTACCAGGATGGGGTTCCAGCGGTGAAAGGAATTGAGTTTTAA
- the cobA gene encoding uroporphyrinogen-III C-methyltransferase → MTNGKVYLVGAGPGDPKLITVYGMECIQKADVILYDRLVNEQLLSYAKPDAELIFVGKLPGMHGIIQEQIHVHLVEQAQKGKTVTRLKGGDPCVFGRVGEEAEILAEQGIPYEIVPGITSGIAAATYAGIPVTHRDFASTFAMVTGHGRAEKNEDHINWSALASGIDTIAFYMGIGNLSNICENLIAHGKSAATPVAVIQWGTTKKQKTVTGNLATIEDVVANAQITHPAIILVGEVVNLREKIKWFPEFEG, encoded by the coding sequence ATGACTAACGGAAAAGTTTATCTTGTAGGAGCGGGTCCTGGAGACCCAAAGCTTATCACAGTATATGGAATGGAATGCATTCAAAAAGCGGATGTCATCCTTTATGACCGGTTAGTAAATGAACAATTGTTATCGTATGCCAAACCTGATGCCGAGCTAATATTTGTTGGAAAGCTTCCTGGTATGCATGGCATCATTCAAGAGCAAATTCATGTGCATTTAGTGGAACAAGCCCAAAAAGGGAAGACCGTTACTAGGTTAAAGGGTGGTGACCCTTGTGTGTTTGGTCGAGTTGGCGAAGAAGCGGAAATATTGGCAGAGCAAGGCATTCCCTACGAAATTGTTCCGGGGATCACATCAGGGATTGCTGCCGCAACATACGCCGGAATTCCAGTCACCCATCGTGATTTTGCTTCGACGTTTGCGATGGTGACAGGGCACGGTCGCGCCGAAAAGAACGAGGACCATATTAACTGGTCAGCACTTGCCAGCGGTATTGATACAATTGCTTTTTATATGGGGATTGGGAATTTAAGTAATATTTGTGAAAATCTAATTGCCCATGGGAAAAGTGCAGCAACACCAGTAGCTGTTATTCAATGGGGCACAACTAAAAAACAAAAGACCGTTACGGGCAATTTAGCGACCATCGAGGATGTAGTGGCAAACGCTCAAATTACACATCCGGCTATCATCCTTGTTGGGGAAGTCGTTAATTTAAGAGAAAAAATCAAATGGTTTCCAGAGTTTGAAGGGTAA
- the cobD gene encoding threonine-phosphate decarboxylase CobD, whose protein sequence is MAWIEKYGHGGDLLTAQSEFGLGSAPRLDFSANINPLGPPPRVMQALRDQLDTIVHYPDPAQRGLRTKLAQRLGAMEEQLVIGNGAAECMALIILALQPKTVGVVYPCFSEYEKLSTAFGAKIKACYGRVEHQFKPELADLFALFGEVDLAFIGHPNNPTGVTYSIDELVEIVEHAEKTSTYLVIDEAFIDFLPNGQQITLLPKLAKYKNLIIVRSMTKFYAIPGLRLGYALSQPDIISRLQAKQVTWSVNQMALVAGEICLDEIDYEAKTISLITEQRTFLKSSIEEKFGWFVFPGQANFLLVRLPESITTGDLQWEMGQKGVMIRSCSMYPGLSDHDFRIAVRTKQENDELLAALQEVVEERNWGKCR, encoded by the coding sequence ATGGCATGGATTGAGAAATATGGTCATGGCGGAGATCTTCTGACAGCACAAAGCGAATTCGGATTGGGATCTGCGCCTCGGTTAGATTTTAGTGCAAATATTAATCCACTGGGACCACCTCCACGGGTGATGCAGGCTCTCCGCGACCAACTTGATACGATCGTTCATTATCCGGACCCAGCCCAGCGCGGGTTAAGGACGAAACTTGCCCAAAGACTTGGGGCTATGGAAGAACAACTGGTTATTGGTAACGGAGCTGCGGAATGTATGGCATTAATTATTCTAGCGCTACAACCAAAAACAGTGGGTGTGGTGTATCCTTGTTTTTCCGAATATGAAAAACTATCAACTGCATTCGGTGCAAAAATAAAGGCATGTTATGGTAGGGTAGAGCACCAATTTAAACCGGAACTCGCCGATTTATTTGCTCTTTTTGGTGAAGTAGATCTCGCCTTTATCGGGCACCCGAATAACCCTACTGGGGTAACTTACAGTATAGATGAACTTGTGGAAATCGTTGAGCATGCTGAAAAGACAAGCACCTATTTAGTGATCGATGAAGCATTTATTGATTTTCTCCCGAACGGACAGCAAATTACCTTGCTTCCAAAATTAGCAAAATACAAAAATCTTATTATCGTCCGATCTATGACTAAGTTTTATGCGATTCCTGGGTTGCGTCTTGGATATGCTTTATCGCAGCCCGATATTATTTCAAGATTACAAGCAAAACAAGTAACGTGGAGTGTTAATCAGATGGCGCTTGTGGCTGGAGAAATTTGTTTGGATGAAATTGATTATGAAGCAAAGACAATATCTCTTATTACGGAACAACGGACCTTCCTTAAAAGTTCAATCGAAGAGAAGTTTGGTTGGTTTGTTTTTCCGGGACAAGCCAATTTTCTATTAGTACGATTACCGGAGTCGATTACTACCGGTGATCTCCAGTGGGAAATGGGCCAAAAAGGAGTCATGATTCGTTCCTGCTCGATGTATCCAGGGTTAAGTGATCATGATTTTAGGATTGCCGTTCGAACAAAGCAAGAAAATGATGAACTCCTTGCCGCTTTACAAGAAGTTGTTGAAGAGAGGAATTGGGGAAAATGTCGTTAA